A region of Chloroflexota bacterium DNA encodes the following proteins:
- the ald gene encoding alanine dehydrogenase → MIIGVPKEIKDKENRVALTPGGAYSLVQAGHRILVERGAGDGSGFTDDEYRQSGADIVPTHEDAWNQAEMVIKVKEPLTSEYPLLRENLLLFTYLHLAAEENLTQELMAKRVKSVAYETVELADGSLPLLTPMSEVAGKMSIQIAAHYLEKTNGGRGKLMGGVPGVRPADVVIVGGGVVGTAAAKVALGMGADVTIIDKDLNRLRYLSEVLHGSLTTLASNPFNIAEAVKFADVVVGAVLVKGAKAPKLVTREMVAGMTPGSVIVDVAIDQGGSVATIRPTTHTNPTYVVDGVIHYGVTNMPGAVPRTSTYALSNATLPYMLKLANLGFEKAIQCDPVLARGVNVYAGHITYAAVGEAFGLPTTAVNELI, encoded by the coding sequence ATGATCATTGGGGTACCTAAAGAGATCAAAGACAAGGAAAATCGCGTTGCGTTGACGCCGGGCGGCGCGTATTCACTTGTCCAAGCCGGGCATCGCATCCTCGTCGAGCGCGGCGCGGGCGATGGCAGCGGTTTCACCGACGACGAATACCGCCAGAGCGGCGCGGACATCGTACCGACACACGAGGACGCATGGAACCAAGCCGAGATGGTCATCAAGGTCAAAGAACCCCTCACATCCGAGTATCCCTTGTTGCGCGAGAATCTGTTGTTGTTCACGTACCTGCATCTCGCGGCGGAAGAAAATTTGACGCAGGAATTGATGGCGAAACGCGTCAAGAGCGTCGCCTACGAAACCGTCGAACTCGCGGATGGCTCGCTACCCTTGTTGACGCCGATGAGTGAAGTCGCCGGCAAAATGTCCATTCAAATCGCGGCACACTATCTCGAAAAAACAAATGGTGGTCGCGGCAAGTTGATGGGCGGCGTTCCCGGCGTGCGTCCCGCTGATGTCGTCATCGTCGGCGGCGGCGTGGTCGGCACCGCGGCGGCAAAGGTCGCGCTGGGGATGGGCGCGGACGTGACGATCATTGACAAGGACTTGAATCGTCTGCGTTATCTCAGCGAAGTTCTGCATGGTAGTCTCACGACGCTCGCGTCGAATCCGTTCAACATCGCCGAAGCGGTGAAATTCGCGGATGTGGTTGTCGGCGCGGTGCTCGTCAAAGGCGCGAAAGCGCCCAAGCTCGTCACACGCGAAATGGTTGCCGGAATGACGCCGGGCAGTGTCATCGTAGATGTCGCGATTGACCAGGGCGGCTCAGTCGCCACGATTCGTCCGACGACGCACACGAATCCGACGTACGTCGTGGACGGCGTGATTCACTACGGCGTGACGAACATGCCGGGCGCGGTCCCGCGCACTTCAACGTACGCGCTGTCGAACGCAACGCTGCCGTACATGCTCAAGTTAGCGAACCTGGGATTTGAAAAAGCGATCCAGTGTGACCCTGTCCTGGCGCGCGGCGTCAATGTGTACGCCGGGCACATTACCTACGCGGCAGTCGGCGAAGCGTTCGGTTTGCCCACGACTGCCGTGAATGAATTGATATAG